The segment ATATGGACCTTCGGAAATGTAGCCTTTACAAAAGCGATTGAATCATCTGTAGAGGCGTTATCAGCAACATAAATATTAGCCCCTTCAGAATACTGAATGATTGCGGGCAAAAACTGTTCTAGTAATTGCTTTCCATTCCAATTAAGTATAACGATAGCGAGCTTCATTTGTAATTGGGAATATCTCTTAAAAATTCATAGCGCTGATGCTCTTGGTCCATAACACAATAATAGTGATTAATTCCATTAGTTACCATGAGATAACTCGCATTTAACTCCAGATTGTAACGTGCAATTTGGTCAAATGTACTTTGGTCAATTTTTATTTTGTGCGACTTGCATTCTACAATGAGGTGAATGCTTCCATCGGGATTAAACACAACAATATCATAGCGTTTCGTCAATCCGTTGACTTTGAGTTCCTTTTCAACATTGATGAGGGAATTTGGATATTTTTTGTATTGTATTAAATACTGAACGCAATGCTGGCGCACCCATTCTTCGGGTTGTAATACAATGAATTTTTTACGAATCTCATCGAAAATAGAAACTTTATTTTCGTTACTTTTGAAACGGAATGAAAACTTCGGAAAATTGAGTTCTTGCATCAAGTTGAACAGAGATTTTTATCAAAGTTACTCTACTATAACAGAATACCAAAAGCACTATCTGTTTTTTTGGATTTTACATTATAGAAATTGAAAATTTCACAGTTTGGACGACGTAAAACAAATAGTTAAGGATATTAAAAGTGGTACGATTAAACCCATTTACTTTTTGATGGGAGAGGAGCCCTATTATATTGATGCTATTTCTGATTATATTCAGAACAATGTACTCGCTGAAGAAGAAAAAGGATTTAATCAAATGGTGTTATACGGTCGCGACGTGTCTATTGATGATATCGTCGGTAATGCTAAGCGATATCCAATGATGGCGGAACGTCAGGTGGTGATTGTAAAAGAGGCTCAAGATCTATCGCGTACTATTGAAAAGTTAGCCAGTTATGCTGAAAACCCTCAGCCCACTACAGTATTAGTTGTAAACTACAAGTATAAAAAAATAGACAAACGAAAAGCGCTCTACAAGACCTTAAAGAAATCGGGTGTTGTTTTTGAGTCTAAAAAGCTTTATGAAAATCAAGTAGCAGATTGGATTCGACGTGTGTTGTCAGGGCAAAACTATGCCATTTCACCAAAGGCAGCTCAAATGCTGGTAGAATTTCTAGGAACCGATTTAAGTAAAATTAATAATGAACTTGAAAAGCTAAAAATTATACTTCCAGAAGGCACACAAATTAATGCCGATCATATTGAAGAGAATATTGGTATTAGTAAAGACTTCAATAATTTTGAGTTACGTAAAGCCATTGGTGAACGCAATACAGAAAAAGCATTTAGGATTATTAACTATTTTGCAGATAATCCGAAAGATAATCCTATGGTAGTTACCATATCCTTGCTTTTTAATTTCTTTTCACAATTGCTACACTATCACGGATTACATGATAAAAATCCAAGAAGTGTGGCTTCAGCACTCAGGATCAATCCTTATTTTGTCAATGAATATGTTGCTGCAGCACGCAACTTTCCGATGCGCAAAGTGAGTATAGTCATATCTACATTGCGCGAATTTGATGTCAAAGGCAAAGGCGTAAATAGTAACGCTATTCCACAAGGAGATTTATTAAAAGAGCTTTTAGTAAGGATTTTTAATGCGTGAAAATTATCAAGTCTTATTCGCGCTTACTTTTCTTTTTAGAAGGCGTCGGTTGATTTTTCATCGTAAAGCGATGATCTTCTACAAGTTGCAGCAGGTCATGAGCACTGAGAACACCAACAATTTTCTGTTCATCGGCAACGACGATATGATTGATATGATGATTGCGCATCACTCTAGCCGCAACACTTACATCTGAATAAGGAGGAATCGTATAGACGCTTTTAGTCATCACATGGCTTACGGGAGTATTCTCTGAGGTGTCTTCTAGCATGTCGGTAGAAGTGATAATCCCTTTGATATTCTTTTCACCATCAATAACAGGAATGGACTTTATTTTATTTTTAGTCATGATGGATTGCGCATGTCCAACGGTTTTATGAGACATTGTGGTAATCACTGATTCCACCATCAAGTCTTTGACTTTTATATTCATATGCAGTATGTTAGTATAGGATTTATGAAAGGTTCGTTAAGTATTCGCGCTAAGATAACAAAAAGGAGATAACTCTTGTATTTTGATAAGATATTTCCATAGAGTATTTTAAACTGCTAAAACTCTAAATCATTATAGTTAAAAGGTTCGGCAATTTCCGCGACGTTGCCCATGTAATCTTTGCCTCTTAATTTTCTAACAGTATGCGCTTGTAATTCATCTTCGGGGTAGGCACGAATTAATCCCTGAAGGGTCTTAATATCTGATTGGTTCTCAATGGAATCTAGCCATTTATCTTCTAGATTTTTGTGCAGTATTAATGGCATTCTTGGACCCTTTATTTTAGGATTATTATGAATTTTGCTCATCATCATATTTCCTTCTGTCGTAACAATAGTAAAAGTTTTTATGTGTCCACCTGTTTCGGGGTTAATCCATTTACTCCATAAACCAGCTAAGGCAATTGGTTCATTATCTTTTTTATGAATGTAAAACGGATACGTTTTATTATTAAAATGATGATGTTCATAGAATCCGTCTATATATATAATGCATCTTTGATGTTTCGCTGCATCTCTAAAGGAGGGTTTTTTAAAAATGGTTTCACCTCGAGCATTTAGTGTATTATTCCATAGTTTCTTGAGTTGTTCCTCATCACGAACCCAATGTGGCACTAATCCCCAAGTTGCAACTTCAGGAAATTCAGGCGAACTATCGGTATAGATGAGTAGCTCAGGATGGCTAAATCCAGATGCGTGATGTAGCGGTAGATCTGTATATGGCACTAATTTTTCTTCAATCTCAGCAATAGCCATAAGATCTCCTCGTCGTCTTGCGCGACTTAATTGGGCTTCTAAGCTTGCTTTAATATCGTAACACATCTGTTTATTAGGTCTTTATTTGAATTTATTAAATTAATAATAAAATTATTTATGTCCAGATATGTTCATAAATATCTGCATAATCATCTACTTCTATCACTTCGAAGCCAACGCGTTCTAAAAAGAATTTTTTTCCTTCGTCCAAACCATTATTACTAGGTTTGTGTATGTACCAACCTTTATGTCTGCGATCTGGGTAGATTTTAAAATATTTGATACGTTCAATTAAGAGCCACCTCAAAAATGTTTCGTTTTCTTCAAGTCCAAGGCCAAATATAAATAAGGATTTATTAAAAATGATATGAAGCCAGGTTTTATAACCCGACCAGCGCTCACTGTTTTTTTCTGAAAACAGGCGTTCTTCATTGCCTTTGTGCAGTAGGTTTCTAGCACGTTCTACACTACCCATGTAATGACTAAGACCTAAGCGGATACTTCTATGATAGTGGATCATCCCATTTATATACCAAAGCCCAAAGCCTTGTGTAGGAAGTTCGAATGATGCCTCACCATGATAGGTTGTCCATGGGTAAAAATCGGTGAAACCTTTAGAATCTGTTCGTAGTAATTGATAATCAAAAGTACGCGCAAAAGTTTCTTCAAAATTGGTCGTGAGTATAGGTGCATTAAGTGTCCTTATCTTATCAATAATCAATTGGTGATGTTTAAATGGCGCCCAATGATTCATTATTTTTGTTACTTCTTTTTGCAAATTGAGATCCCGTGTATTTTCAAGTTCTAAGACATCATAAAATTCAGTAGACGAAATGCCATTAGGTTTTTTGGTAAGTGTTTGCAATGATACTTTATCCCAAAGTTGCATGAGTAAATCATCCCAAGATAATGCGTTTGGATTGTTAGGATAGCGGTTGATTCATTACCAATTACAAACGCTATATCGTGTTTGTTTCTAGTAATGATTTGTTTGATCTCGTTAACGGTCATAGCAGCGTAATTGGATAAATGGCTTTTGCATCTAATTTAGCAAAAGAAAACAAGACAGAGAAACATCTAAAGTGCTTTGCGAGTAAACGCGTTTAGTTTTGAAATACGTGAATATATTATGAAGTTTATCCGTTTCTTAAATCCTCAATTTTAACCTGATAATCGTATTGTAAATCTTCATGTAACTTTAATACTTTTTTATCAATAGCCTCCATATTGCGGTCAAACAAATTAGTAAGCGTTGTATTGCGCCTTATGGAAGGTGTCATATGTGCTAGTTTCATGCAAAAGTAGAGGAGGAGTTCAACTTCAGTCTCTTTGTTCAACGAATAGCGAATGTACTTTTTAGTATTTCGTAGGATTTTACGAACACTCTTTTTAATATAAAAAAAACTGTTGGTATTGATGTCTTCAAATTGTTCGTCTATTTCAGATTTCACAGTTTCTATGTAACCATCTTCACTGTCGGCTTCGAATAGTAAATAGGTAAGTAGCTCTTTGTTTTCCTTTTTGAAACGTGATAAACGTAAGCAAAGTTCTGCCAATTCTGCATTGGTTTTATGCTTGAGTTCTTTTCTAATGGTTACAACTGAAACAGCTTTCATAAACAAGTTTTAGTAAGTTTAAATAATGACGCTCAAGATACTAAATAGTAGACGATCTCAGACATTTAGAGCTTTTAAAACGCTTTGCTTATAGGTTTGACCAATAGGCAAGGTATGCTCATCGATACTTATTTGATTTCCAGAAAGATGATTCAAACGCTTTAAGTTAATGCTATATGATTTATGGATTCTTAAAAAGTTGTTAGGTAAACTTTCAATAAGTTTTGAAAATGTACTATGGGTGAGAATGGTTTTATCTTTTAAAATCACTTTGACGTAATCGCCAAAAGCTTCTAGAAACTGAATGTCTTTATAATAGACTTTATGAAGGATTTTGTTTTCTTTTAAAACAATAAAATCATCAAGAGAAGTCTTTTTATCTAGGACTTGCATTACTTTATGAATAGCGGTTAAAAATCTATCATAAGCAAAAGGTTTTAATAAATAATCAATGGCGTTAACTTCAAATCCGTCGACAGCATATTGCGGATATGCTGTTGTAAAAATAACCAAGGGTGGGTGTTTCAGACTCATATAAAAATCAAGTCCAGATTGCTTTGGCATATTGATGTCTAAAAATAAGAGGTCTACTTGCCCATGAAGTTTTAAATATTTAAAGGCATCTGCAGCATTGCTGCATATTGCCTTTAAATCTAAAACTTCAGTATCTCCTACAAAATGTTGTAATACCTTTTGTGATGATAGCTCGTCATCAATAATTATGCAACTAATTAGTGTATTCGCGTTATAAGTCATCATTAATTATCATGGTTACCTTGAAACTTTCTTTGTCATCATTTATTATAAGCTCATGTTGATTTGGATACACTAAATTTAAGTTATTTTTCAGGTTTTCCAATCCAACCCCTGAATGGGCTTCATCAATGGCGTTCTTAGTATGTAGATTAGCATTGTTAATTTGAAACTCAAGGTGATTTGATTTTTGAGTTATTTTGACCTCAATTGGAGCTGGGTTTTCCGTTGGAGATAAACCGTATTTGAAGCTGTTTTCTATGAGTGGTAATATAAGCATGGGATAAATTTTAAATTGTGGGTTGTCAATATTTATATCCAGAGTAATACAATTTTTAGTATCTACTCTATAATTCTGAAAAGCGATATAATTTTGTATTAGAGTGATTTCATTGGCGAGTGTCACACGTTCTTTGTCAGAATCGTAGATGACGTAACGCAAGATATCAGAAAGTTCCACAATGGCTTTAGTGGTTTCCTTCTTTTGTTCGAGTGCCAGAGCATAAATCACATTTAATGAATTGAATAAAAAGTGCGGATTGATTTGAGAACGCAGGGATGACAATTGCGTTTCTACTTGCAATGCTTTTACTTTAAGAAGTTTATTTTGCGACTTATTAAAATAAAACCAATCTTCGGCAAGTTTTAATAAGGTCGTACTAATTAAAAAAATCGTAAATGTTATATAAAGGTTGCCTTTAGATACATAAGAAATAAAAAAATAATCTGGAAATAACCAATCTAAAACGGACTGAAACAGCCATAACGTAATATTAGCAAATACAATGAGGTTTATTACAAAAGCTAAAGCATACCAAGGATATTTTTCATGTTTCAACAACTTAGGCATTAAGAGGTAAAAATTGATACTTACGGGTATGGTCATAAATATCAAGAAACCAACGGTGTAAATATAATCAATGGTTATAGGTGCTTTTCCTTTTGAAAACACAAAGATCAAAATTACAAATGCCAACAACCACAGCAAACTATTAAAAATTAGTGGTCTGTGGTAATTGGACGATTTCAATGTGTAACTTAAACTATGGTTTTGCATCTTTAGGTGTTAATTGAAAGATATCATCTTTATCCCATTTGTTTTCGATATTTGAGCGGACGAATTTTCGCAAAAAATCATGTAACTCTTCACTACTAGCTGTTAAAATGAGATCTTCATCAAGTCCAATTCTTTCATGTTTTAACCGGATTTTATTCTCTGTAAACAATGGTCCCACCGCGTCTTCTGATAACCATGACAACTTTAAAGAACCATCACTATTGATATCAACTTTAGAGACCGAATGTGTTTTTAAAAGATGTTGAGCAACTAATGGATTAAGTCCGTCATCTTCATATTCAAAGGGTGTAAAGTCAAGAAAAATATGGTCATCTACTTTAAATGGCATGGCAATAAAGAGTGCTTCATTATTTTTTTTAATATATTTTACTATGTATCCGTCTTGATATCTTTCAAATGTTTTTAAATCTTCAGGCACTAGTTTTGTTGGATCATTATTTTCCCTTTCCCACGTAGTTTTGAAAGATACAATTTGCCATTCTCCTTTGTCATTATCTGTAAAATCACCTAAAATTTGCTCATTATAAAGTATTGTTGTTTTGGTATAGAATGGTTGAATGGATTTGACAATACAAGAGCTCAACAAAAGCAGCGTTATGAGTAATATTGAAATTTTTGATTTCATA is part of the Formosa sp. Hel1_31_208 genome and harbors:
- a CDS encoding type I restriction enzyme HsdR N-terminal domain-containing protein — its product is MQELNFPKFSFRFKSNENKVSIFDEIRKKFIVLQPEEWVRQHCVQYLIQYKKYPNSLINVEKELKVNGLTKRYDIVVFNPDGSIHLIVECKSHKIKIDQSTFDQIARYNLELNASYLMVTNGINHYYCVMDQEHQRYEFLRDIPNYK
- the holA gene encoding DNA polymerase III subunit delta, whose translation is MDDVKQIVKDIKSGTIKPIYFLMGEEPYYIDAISDYIQNNVLAEEEKGFNQMVLYGRDVSIDDIVGNAKRYPMMAERQVVIVKEAQDLSRTIEKLASYAENPQPTTVLVVNYKYKKIDKRKALYKTLKKSGVVFESKKLYENQVADWIRRVLSGQNYAISPKAAQMLVEFLGTDLSKINNELEKLKIILPEGTQINADHIEENIGISKDFNNFELRKAIGERNTEKAFRIINYFADNPKDNPMVVTISLLFNFFSQLLHYHGLHDKNPRSVASALRINPYFVNEYVAAARNFPMRKVSIVISTLREFDVKGKGVNSNAIPQGDLLKELLVRIFNA
- a CDS encoding cyclic nucleotide-binding/CBS domain-containing protein gives rise to the protein MVESVITTMSHKTVGHAQSIMTKNKIKSIPVIDGEKNIKGIITSTDMLEDTSENTPVSHVMTKSVYTIPPYSDVSVAARVMRNHHINHIVVADEQKIVGVLSAHDLLQLVEDHRFTMKNQPTPSKKKSKRE
- a CDS encoding SOS response-associated peptidase; its protein translation is MCYDIKASLEAQLSRARRRGDLMAIAEIEEKLVPYTDLPLHHASGFSHPELLIYTDSSPEFPEVATWGLVPHWVRDEEQLKKLWNNTLNARGETIFKKPSFRDAAKHQRCIIYIDGFYEHHHFNNKTYPFYIHKKDNEPIALAGLWSKWINPETGGHIKTFTIVTTEGNMMMSKIHNNPKIKGPRMPLILHKNLEDKWLDSIENQSDIKTLQGLIRAYPEDELQAHTVRKLRGKDYMGNVAEIAEPFNYNDLEF
- a CDS encoding LytTR family DNA-binding domain-containing protein, whose product is MMTYNANTLISCIIIDDELSSQKVLQHFVGDTEVLDLKAICSNAADAFKYLKLHGQVDLLFLDINMPKQSGLDFYMSLKHPPLVIFTTAYPQYAVDGFEVNAIDYLLKPFAYDRFLTAIHKVMQVLDKKTSLDDFIVLKENKILHKVYYKDIQFLEAFGDYVKVILKDKTILTHSTFSKLIESLPNNFLRIHKSYSINLKRLNHLSGNQISIDEHTLPIGQTYKQSVLKALNV
- a CDS encoding sensor histidine kinase: MQNHSLSYTLKSSNYHRPLIFNSLLWLLAFVILIFVFSKGKAPITIDYIYTVGFLIFMTIPVSINFYLLMPKLLKHEKYPWYALAFVINLIVFANITLWLFQSVLDWLFPDYFFISYVSKGNLYITFTIFLISTTLLKLAEDWFYFNKSQNKLLKVKALQVETQLSSLRSQINPHFLFNSLNVIYALALEQKKETTKAIVELSDILRYVIYDSDKERVTLANEITLIQNYIAFQNYRVDTKNCITLDINIDNPQFKIYPMLILPLIENSFKYGLSPTENPAPIEVKITQKSNHLEFQINNANLHTKNAIDEAHSGVGLENLKNNLNLVYPNQHELIINDDKESFKVTMIINDDL